From the unidentified bacterial endosymbiont genome, one window contains:
- a CDS encoding diguanylate cyclase: MNTQYQRVLVTTPHPILRLVSLGLVTFIFTLFSLELTRFGTLLAPLWFPTSIMMVAFYRHAGKLWPGIALACSLGNILASWMLFSWESISLIYTFVNVVEACTGALLLRKLLPWYNPLQNLNDWIRLAIGSALIPPLLGGILVHFLLPGPEPLHNFMVWVLSESIGALALVPLGLLFKPHYLLRHRDPKLLVETLVTMAVTLFLCWAAITWLPWPFTCVIVLLMWSAVRLPRMEAFMVFLVTVMVVSLMIARDPSSLATQNSNALMNAPWLPFLMLLLPANVMTMVMYAFRAERKHITESEARFRNAMEYSAIGMALVGIEGQWLQANKALCTFLGYSQAELQALTFQQLTWPEDLHADLEQLEQLINGDINTYSLEKRYYTRDGEVVWALLAVSVVRHADGTPLYFIAQIEDINDLKQTEWVNKRLMERITLANEAGGIGIWEWDLEPDVISWDKRMFELYEIPAHIRPTWQLWHESILPEDREHAEQVLRDSLIARLPFKLEFRIRVKEGVRHIRSLANRVLNKQGEVERLLGINMDMTEVKQLNEALFQEKERLHITLDSIGEAVVCTDIDMNITFMNPVAEKMSGWLQTEAIGQPILNVLHITFGEKGPLMENIHSGDMSRSDIEQDMVLYCRNGGNFDIHYSITALSTLEGKNIGSVLVIQDVTESRKMLRQLSYSASHDALTHLANRVSFENHLKRLLHTVQETRQRHALVFIDLDRFKAVNDTAGHAAGDALLCELSSLMLTLLRASDILARLGGDEFGLLLPDCTIESARYITERLLHTINDYHFMWEGRLHRIGASAGITLIDENNHQASEVMSQADIACYASKNNGRGVVTVYAPQHKRIHSTRSMMSLDEQWHMIKDNHLLMIARSVASPRIPESCSFWLITLRLWTSQGEMQEEHAFRSGLAEPELLHALDRRIFSEFFRIYAAQVSSKGMGIALPLSEAGLASVTLVAGLLDHLDRGVLPGRLLHLIVAAEVALNPDEHVQQGLQKLRRAGCRVILNKVGRDMNIFSHLSASMIDYMMLDEEMVTNVHGNLMDEMTVTLIQGHAQRLGIQTIAGPCNQPVLRDALSGIGIDFIYGDTLAEPQPLELLLNTSYFAIN, from the coding sequence ATGAATACACAATACCAGCGGGTTTTGGTTACCACCCCTCATCCTATACTGCGCCTTGTCTCTCTGGGCCTGGTCACCTTCATATTCACCCTATTCTCGCTGGAGCTTACCCGCTTCGGGACGCTGCTGGCGCCGCTGTGGTTTCCGACGTCGATCATGATGGTGGCGTTTTACCGCCACGCCGGGAAGCTGTGGCCAGGCATCGCGCTGGCCTGCTCGCTGGGGAATATTCTGGCCTCATGGATGCTCTTCTCGTGGGAGTCTATCAGTCTCATCTATACGTTCGTCAACGTGGTGGAAGCCTGTACTGGCGCGCTGCTGCTGCGCAAATTGCTTCCCTGGTACAACCCGCTGCAGAACCTGAACGACTGGATCCGTCTGGCCATCGGCAGCGCCCTGATCCCGCCGTTGTTGGGGGGAATACTGGTCCATTTTCTGCTGCCGGGCCCTGAGCCGCTGCATAATTTTATGGTCTGGGTGTTGTCAGAATCCATCGGCGCGCTGGCGCTGGTGCCGTTAGGATTGCTGTTCAAGCCGCATTACCTGCTGCGCCATCGCGATCCTAAATTACTGGTCGAAACGCTGGTGACCATGGCCGTGACGCTGTTCCTCTGCTGGGCGGCGATCACCTGGCTGCCGTGGCCGTTTACCTGCGTTATCGTGCTGCTGATGTGGAGCGCCGTGCGGTTGCCGCGCATGGAAGCTTTTATGGTGTTTTTAGTCACCGTGATGGTCGTTTCGCTGATGATTGCCCGGGATCCCTCGTCGCTGGCTACCCAGAACAGCAACGCGCTGATGAATGCTCCCTGGCTGCCGTTCCTGATGCTGCTGTTGCCCGCTAACGTTATGACCATGGTGATGTATGCCTTTCGCGCCGAGCGTAAGCACATTACCGAAAGCGAAGCGCGTTTTCGTAACGCCATGGAGTATTCCGCGATAGGCATGGCGCTGGTCGGCATTGAGGGGCAATGGTTACAGGCGAATAAAGCGCTGTGTACCTTTCTGGGCTACAGCCAGGCGGAGCTGCAGGCGCTCACCTTTCAGCAGCTTACCTGGCCGGAGGATTTGCACGCCGATCTGGAACAGCTCGAACAGCTGATAAACGGTGACATCAATACCTATAGCCTGGAGAAGCGCTACTACACCCGTGATGGCGAAGTGGTCTGGGCCCTGCTTGCGGTTTCGGTGGTGCGCCATGCCGACGGCACTCCGCTCTATTTTATCGCCCAGATTGAGGACATAAATGATCTCAAGCAGACCGAATGGGTCAATAAGCGCCTGATGGAGCGCATTACCCTTGCCAACGAAGCCGGCGGGATCGGGATTTGGGAGTGGGATCTGGAGCCGGACGTCATCAGCTGGGATAAGCGGATGTTTGAACTGTACGAAATTCCAGCGCACATCAGACCAACCTGGCAGCTCTGGCATGAATCCATTTTACCTGAAGATCGTGAACATGCTGAACAGGTCCTGCGGGATTCACTGATAGCCAGACTGCCGTTCAAGCTTGAGTTCCGGATCCGCGTCAAAGAAGGCGTGCGCCATATTCGATCGCTGGCCAACCGGGTGCTGAATAAGCAGGGTGAAGTTGAACGCCTGCTCGGCATCAATATGGACATGACCGAAGTAAAACAGCTCAATGAAGCTTTGTTCCAGGAAAAAGAGCGCCTGCATATCACGCTCGACTCCATCGGTGAAGCAGTAGTGTGCACTGACATCGACATGAACATCACCTTTATGAACCCGGTCGCCGAGAAGATGAGCGGCTGGTTGCAAACCGAGGCTATCGGGCAGCCGATCCTCAACGTGCTACACATTACGTTCGGTGAAAAAGGCCCGCTGATGGAGAATATCCACAGCGGCGATATGTCCCGCTCCGATATAGAGCAGGATATGGTGCTTTACTGCCGCAACGGCGGCAATTTCGATATCCACTACAGCATCACCGCGCTCAGCACCCTGGAGGGGAAAAATATCGGCTCGGTGCTGGTTATTCAGGACGTTACCGAGTCGCGTAAGATGCTGCGCCAGCTAAGCTACAGCGCGTCGCACGATGCGCTCACCCATCTGGCGAACCGCGTCAGCTTTGAAAATCATCTTAAACGGCTGTTGCACACCGTACAGGAGACGCGCCAGCGCCATGCGTTGGTGTTTATCGATCTCGATCGCTTCAAAGCCGTCAACGACACGGCAGGCCATGCGGCGGGGGATGCCCTGCTTTGCGAACTCTCCTCGTTAATGCTGACACTGCTGCGCGCCAGCGATATCCTGGCGCGACTTGGCGGCGACGAATTCGGGCTGCTGCTGCCGGACTGCACTATCGAAAGCGCACGCTATATTACGGAGCGTCTGCTGCATACCATCAATGACTATCATTTTATGTGGGAAGGTCGTCTGCACCGCATTGGCGCCAGCGCCGGTATTACGCTTATCGATGAAAATAACCATCAGGCCTCGGAAGTGATGTCGCAGGCAGATATCGCCTGTTATGCCTCGAAAAATAACGGGCGTGGCGTGGTGACGGTTTACGCGCCGCAACATAAGCGGATCCACAGCACGCGCAGCATGATGTCGCTGGATGAGCAGTGGCATATGATCAAAGATAATCATCTGCTGATGATTGCCCGCAGTGTCGCCTCCCCGCGCATTCCGGAAAGCTGTAGCTTCTGGTTGATAACGTTACGCCTGTGGACCAGCCAGGGCGAAATGCAGGAGGAGCATGCCTTCCGTTCTGGTCTGGCGGAGCCTGAGCTGTTACACGCCCTCGACAGACGTATCTTTAGCGAATTCTTCCGTATTTACGCCGCCCAGGTGTCGAGCAAAGGGATGGGGATCGCGCTGCCGCTCTCTGAAGCCGGATTAGCCAGCGTTACCCTGGTCGCCGGGTTGCTCGACCATCTGGATCGCGGCGTGTTACCCGGCCGTCTGCTGCATCTGATCGTTGCAGCCGAGGTGGCGCTCAACCCGGATGAGCATGTGCAGCAGGGCCTGCAAAAACTCCGCCGTGCCGGCTGCCGTGTGATATTGAACAAAGTAGGCCGCGACATGAATATCTTCAGCCACCTGAGCGCCAGCATGATCGACTATATGATGCTGGACGAAGAGATGGTCACTAACGTGCATGGCAACCTGATGGATGAGATGACGGTAACCCTTATCCAGGGCCATGCGCAGCGTCTGGGGATACAGACCATCGCCGGACCGTGCAATCAGCCGGTGTTGAGGGACGCGCTCTCGGGAATTGGCATCGACTTTATCTACGGTGACACCCTCGCCGAGCCACAGCCGCTGGAGCTACTGCTCAATACCAGTTATTTCGCCATCAACTGA
- the yegD gene encoding molecular chaperone, whose protein sequence is MFIGFDYGTANCSVAIMQNGQPQLLKMEKESTLLPSMLCAPTREAVSEWLFRHHQVPATAAESQSLLRRAVSFNREEDIDVTPGSVQFGLSSLGQYIDDPEEVYFVKSPKSFLGASGLKPQQVAMFEDLVCAMMLHIRNQAQTQVAETITQAVIGRPINFQGLGGNEANQQAQGILERAAHRAGFRDVVFQYEPVAAGLDFEATLSEEKRVLVVDIGGGTTDCSLLLMGPQWRARRDRENSLLGHSGCRVGGNDLDIALAFKSLMPLLGMGGQTEKGIALPILPWWNAIAINDVPAQSDFYSSANGRFLNDLVRDAQDADNVALLHKVWRQRLSYRVVRSAEESKIALSGSPEHTVTLPFIRDDLATAISQEGLETALTQPLQRILEQVHLALENAKEKPDVIYLTGGSARSPLIKKALAEQLPGIPIAGGDDFGSVTAGLARWAQVVFS, encoded by the coding sequence GTGTTTATTGGATTTGACTACGGTACGGCAAACTGCTCGGTTGCGATTATGCAAAACGGGCAACCACAGCTCCTGAAAATGGAAAAAGAGAGCACGCTATTGCCATCAATGCTCTGCGCCCCGACGCGCGAAGCGGTGAGCGAATGGCTGTTCCGTCATCATCAGGTTCCGGCCACGGCGGCAGAATCCCAGTCCCTGCTGCGCCGCGCGGTGAGTTTTAACCGCGAAGAAGACATTGACGTTACGCCGGGCAGCGTGCAGTTCGGCCTCTCCTCGCTCGGGCAATACATTGACGATCCGGAAGAGGTCTACTTCGTTAAATCACCGAAATCCTTCCTTGGGGCCAGCGGCCTGAAGCCGCAACAGGTGGCGATGTTTGAGGATCTGGTATGCGCCATGATGCTGCACATCCGCAATCAGGCCCAGACCCAGGTCGCAGAGACAATCACCCAGGCGGTCATCGGCCGCCCGATCAACTTCCAGGGACTGGGTGGCAATGAGGCAAACCAGCAGGCGCAGGGTATCCTTGAACGCGCGGCTCACCGTGCAGGTTTCCGCGACGTGGTATTCCAGTATGAACCTGTTGCGGCAGGGCTGGATTTTGAAGCCACGCTGAGCGAAGAGAAGCGCGTGCTGGTGGTGGATATTGGCGGGGGAACGACCGACTGCTCCCTGCTGCTAATGGGGCCGCAATGGCGCGCGCGTCGCGATCGTGAAAATAGCCTGCTGGGACACAGTGGCTGCCGCGTCGGCGGTAACGATCTGGACATCGCCCTGGCATTTAAGAGCCTGATGCCCCTGCTTGGCATGGGCGGGCAAACCGAAAAAGGCATCGCCCTGCCGATCCTACCATGGTGGAACGCTATCGCCATCAACGATGTTCCCGCGCAGAGCGATTTTTACAGCAGCGCTAATGGCCGTTTCCTGAACGACCTGGTGCGTGATGCCCAGGACGCGGACAACGTCGCCCTGCTGCATAAAGTGTGGCGTCAGCGCCTGAGCTACCGCGTGGTGCGTAGCGCAGAAGAGAGCAAAATTGCCCTCTCCGGCAGCCCTGAGCACACGGTCACGTTGCCGTTTATTCGCGACGATCTGGCGACCGCCATTTCTCAGGAAGGGCTGGAAACGGCACTGACCCAGCCGTTGCAACGCATTCTGGAGCAGGTTCACCTGGCGCTGGAAAACGCTAAAGAGAAGCCGGATGTCATTTACCTGACCGGGGGAAGCGCCCGTTCGCCGCTCATCAAAAAAGCGCTGGCGGAACAGCTTCCGGGCATTCCAATTGCCGGAGGCGATGATTTTGGTTCCGTCACGGCGGGCCTGGCGCGCTGGGCGCAGGTGGTGTTTAGCTAA
- a CDS encoding MdtA/MuxA family multidrug efflux RND transporter periplasmic adaptor subunit, whose product MKGSHKSRWAIAVGIIVVVVAAAWYWHSPATPAGANSQPQRPTARGRHGMRGAALAPVQAATAANKAVPQYLSGLGTITAANTATVRSRVDGQLLAIHFQEGQQVKAGDLLAEIDPSQFKVALAQAQGQLAKDKATLANAQRDLARYQHLVKTNLVSRQELDTQQSLVSESRGTIKADEAAVASAQLQLDWSRITAPIDGRVGLKQVDIGNQISSGDTTGIVVITQTHPIDLVFTLPESDIATVVQAQKAGNGLIVEAWDRANKQKLSEGTLLSLDNQIDTTTGTIKLKARFNNPDDALFPNQFVNARMLVATEENAVVIPTAALQMGNEGNFVWVLNSENQVSKHLVKTGIQDSQTVVISAGLSAGERVVTDGIDRLTEGAKVEVVEPAKPGAKA is encoded by the coding sequence ATGAAAGGCAGTCATAAATCCCGCTGGGCAATCGCCGTTGGCATCATTGTGGTGGTCGTTGCCGCCGCCTGGTACTGGCACAGCCCGGCAACACCGGCAGGGGCCAACAGCCAGCCGCAGCGCCCAACGGCCAGAGGGCGTCACGGTATGCGCGGCGCGGCGCTGGCGCCAGTTCAGGCTGCGACCGCGGCGAATAAAGCGGTGCCACAATATCTCTCCGGGCTGGGCACCATCACCGCGGCGAATACCGCGACGGTACGTAGCCGCGTTGACGGTCAACTTCTGGCGATCCACTTCCAGGAAGGCCAGCAGGTGAAAGCCGGGGATTTACTGGCAGAGATTGACCCCAGTCAGTTTAAAGTGGCCCTCGCTCAGGCTCAGGGGCAGCTGGCGAAAGATAAAGCCACGCTCGCCAACGCCCAGCGCGATTTAGCGCGTTATCAACACCTGGTGAAAACCAATTTGGTTTCGCGTCAGGAGCTTGATACTCAGCAGTCGCTGGTGAGCGAGTCCAGAGGCACGATCAAAGCAGATGAGGCCGCCGTCGCCAGCGCGCAACTGCAGCTCGACTGGAGCCGTATCACCGCGCCGATTGACGGTCGGGTTGGCCTGAAACAGGTGGATATTGGTAACCAAATCTCCAGCGGCGATACCACCGGGATCGTGGTCATTACCCAAACCCACCCTATCGATCTGGTGTTTACCCTGCCGGAAAGTGATATCGCCACCGTCGTTCAGGCACAAAAGGCAGGTAACGGTCTGATTGTAGAAGCCTGGGATCGCGCCAATAAGCAAAAACTCAGCGAAGGGACGCTGCTCAGTCTGGATAACCAGATCGACACCACGACCGGCACCATCAAGCTGAAAGCCAGATTTAACAACCCGGATGACGCCCTGTTCCCGAACCAGTTTGTGAATGCGCGGATGCTGGTTGCCACCGAAGAAAACGCGGTAGTGATCCCGACGGCAGCGCTGCAGATGGGTAACGAAGGCAATTTCGTCTGGGTGCTTAACAGCGAAAACCAGGTCAGCAAACATCTGGTGAAAACCGGGATCCAGGACAGCCAGACGGTTGTGATTAGCGCAGGCCTTTCCGCGGGCGAGCGCGTGGTCACCGACGGGATAGACCGCCTGACCGAAGGGGCTAAAGTGGAAGTGGTCGAACCGGCGAAACCGGGAGCAAAAGCCTGA
- the alkA gene encoding DNA-3-methyladenine glycosylase 2, whose amino-acid sequence MYTLTWLPPYDWQWMFGFLGARAVTGVETVTDGYYERSFACEGHQGVIRVTPDPERHTLAVTISPGLIPVSHLCLERIARLFDLACDPQVIADALGDLGAARPGLRLPGAMDAYEQGVRAILGQLVSVAMAAKLASRVTALCGEPVKDAPAYLCFPTPQALAAANPLALKALGMPVKRAESLIHLAQSVVDGTFPLFPPADSEAGMKALQQRPGIGRWTANYFALRGWQAKDVFLVDDYLIKQRFAGMTPAQIRRYAQRWQPWRSYALLHIWYTDGWLPSVDGEITGIEQ is encoded by the coding sequence ATGTATACCCTGACCTGGCTTCCCCCTTATGACTGGCAGTGGATGTTCGGCTTTCTTGGCGCCCGTGCGGTGACGGGCGTCGAAACCGTTACCGATGGATATTATGAGCGCAGTTTTGCCTGTGAGGGGCATCAGGGCGTTATTCGCGTCACGCCGGACCCTGAAAGGCACACGCTGGCGGTGACGATAAGCCCGGGGTTAATCCCGGTTTCTCACCTTTGCCTTGAACGCATTGCGCGCCTGTTCGATCTCGCCTGCGATCCCCAGGTGATTGCGGATGCGCTGGGCGATCTCGGCGCCGCCCGGCCCGGCCTGCGGTTGCCGGGCGCGATGGATGCCTATGAGCAGGGCGTGCGGGCGATTCTGGGGCAACTGGTGAGCGTGGCGATGGCGGCAAAACTGGCATCACGCGTGACGGCGCTGTGCGGTGAACCAGTGAAGGATGCGCCGGCGTATCTCTGTTTTCCGACACCTCAGGCGCTGGCCGCCGCCAATCCGTTAGCGTTAAAAGCGCTCGGCATGCCGGTCAAACGGGCGGAGTCATTGATTCACCTGGCGCAGTCTGTGGTCGACGGGACGTTTCCGCTCTTCCCGCCTGCAGATAGTGAGGCCGGGATGAAGGCGCTACAACAAAGGCCGGGTATAGGGCGCTGGACGGCAAACTATTTCGCCCTGCGCGGATGGCAGGCAAAAGACGTTTTCCTGGTGGATGATTATCTGATTAAACAACGTTTTGCCGGAATGACGCCTGCGCAAATCCGTCGGTACGCCCAGCGCTGGCAGCCGTGGCGGTCTTACGCGCTACTGCACATCTGGTATACCGACGGCTGGTTGCCATCAGTTGATGGCGAAATAACTGGTATTGAGCAGTAG
- the mdtC gene encoding multidrug efflux RND transporter permease subunit MdtC: MTFFALFIHRPVATILLSIAITLCGVLGFRLLPVAPLPQVDFPVIMISASLPGASPETMASSVATPLERSLGRIAGVNEMTSSSSLGSTRIILEFNFDRDINGAARDVQAAINAAQNLLPSGMPSRPTYRKANPSDAPIMILTLTSDTYSQGQLYDFASTQLAQTLAQIDGVGDVDVGGSSLPAVRVGLNPQALFNQGVSLDDVRTAISSANVRRPQGAIEDHSRRWQIQTNDELKTAAEYQPLIIHYNNGAAVRLRDVARVTDSVQDVRNAGMTNAKPAILLMIRKLPEANIIQTVNSIRERLPELQETIPAAIDLQIAQDRSPTIRASLEEVEQTLIISVALVILVVFLFLRAGRATLIPAVAVPVSLIGTFAAMYLCGFSLNNLSLMALTIATGFVVDDAIVVLENISRHLEAGMKPLQAALQGTREVGFTVLSMSLSLVAVFLPLLLMGGLPGRLLREFAVTLSVAIGISLVISLTLTPMMCGWMLKRSKPHSQPRRKGFGRLLVAMQEGYGKSLKWVLNHTRLVGLVLIGTIVLNVWMYITIPKTFFPEQDTGVLMGGIQADQSISFQAMRGKLQDFMKIIREDPVVDNVTGFTGGSRVNSGMMFITLKSRDARNETAQQVIDRLRVKLAREPGANLFLMAVQDIRVGGRQSNASYQYTLLSDDLAALREWEPKIRKALAALPQLADVNSDSQNNGAEMALTYDRETMSRLGINVEAANSLLNNAFGQREVSTIYQPMNQYKVVMEVDPRYTQDISALNKMFVINDDGKAIPLSYFASWQPANAPLSVNHQGLSAASTISFNLPTGSSLSEASDAINRTMIQLGVPSTVRGSFAGTAQVFQDTMNSQVILILAAIATVYIVLGVLYESYVHPLTILSTLPSAGVGALLALELFGAPFSLIALIGIMLLIGIVKKNAIMMVDFALDAQRNGNLTPEEAIFQACLLRFRPIMMTTLAALFGALPLVVSGGDGAELRQPLGITIVGGLVMSQLLTLYTTPVVYLFFDRLRLRFSRKNRITVTE, translated from the coding sequence GTGACGTTTTTCGCGCTCTTCATTCACCGCCCGGTGGCGACGATTTTGCTTTCAATCGCCATCACCCTCTGCGGCGTGTTGGGTTTCCGGCTGCTTCCGGTGGCCCCGCTGCCGCAGGTGGATTTCCCGGTGATCATGATCAGCGCCTCGCTGCCGGGTGCGTCGCCGGAAACCATGGCATCATCGGTCGCCACCCCGCTTGAACGATCGCTCGGGCGCATTGCCGGGGTTAATGAAATGACCTCCAGCAGCTCGCTTGGCAGCACGCGCATCATTCTGGAATTCAATTTCGACCGGGATATTAACGGCGCAGCGCGTGACGTGCAGGCGGCCATTAACGCTGCGCAAAACCTGTTGCCGAGCGGGATGCCGAGCCGTCCGACCTACCGCAAAGCCAACCCGTCCGATGCGCCCATCATGATCCTGACCCTGACCTCGGACACCTATTCTCAGGGGCAACTGTACGACTTTGCCTCCACACAACTGGCGCAGACCCTCGCCCAGATCGACGGCGTGGGTGACGTTGACGTCGGCGGCAGCTCCCTGCCCGCCGTGCGGGTGGGCTTAAACCCCCAGGCGCTGTTTAACCAGGGCGTGTCGCTGGACGATGTGCGTACCGCTATCAGCAGCGCCAACGTGCGCAGGCCGCAGGGGGCCATCGAGGACCACAGCCGCCGCTGGCAGATCCAGACTAACGACGAGCTGAAAACCGCCGCCGAATATCAGCCGCTGATTATTCACTACAACAACGGCGCGGCGGTCCGTCTGCGCGATGTCGCTCGCGTTACGGACTCGGTGCAGGACGTGCGTAATGCCGGGATGACCAACGCCAAACCAGCCATCCTGCTGATGATCCGCAAGCTGCCGGAAGCCAACATCATCCAGACGGTGAACAGCATTCGCGAGCGCCTGCCGGAATTACAGGAAACCATTCCGGCGGCGATTGATCTGCAAATTGCCCAGGACCGTTCTCCGACCATTCGCGCTTCGCTCGAAGAGGTGGAGCAGACGTTAATTATCTCCGTGGCGCTGGTTATCCTGGTGGTGTTCTTATTTCTGCGCGCCGGGCGCGCGACGCTTATTCCGGCTGTCGCAGTACCGGTATCGCTGATTGGCACCTTTGCCGCCATGTATCTGTGCGGCTTTAGCCTTAACAACCTGTCGCTGATGGCGCTGACCATCGCCACCGGCTTTGTGGTGGATGACGCCATCGTGGTGCTGGAAAACATTTCCCGCCATCTTGAGGCAGGGATGAAGCCGCTACAGGCGGCGCTTCAGGGAACGCGTGAAGTGGGCTTTACGGTGCTGTCCATGAGCCTCTCTCTGGTGGCGGTGTTCCTGCCGCTGCTGCTGATGGGTGGGCTACCGGGGCGGCTACTGCGAGAGTTTGCCGTCACGCTGTCGGTGGCTATCGGAATTTCGCTGGTGATTTCCCTCACGCTAACGCCGATGATGTGCGGCTGGATGTTAAAGCGCAGCAAACCGCACTCACAGCCGCGTCGCAAGGGCTTTGGCCGTTTGCTGGTGGCGATGCAGGAGGGTTACGGCAAATCCCTGAAGTGGGTGCTGAACCACACCCGCCTTGTCGGGCTGGTGCTCATCGGCACCATCGTGCTCAACGTCTGGATGTACATCACCATTCCGAAAACCTTCTTCCCGGAACAGGACACCGGGGTGCTGATGGGCGGCATTCAGGCTGACCAGAGCATTTCGTTCCAGGCGATGCGCGGTAAGCTGCAGGACTTCATGAAGATCATTCGTGAAGATCCGGTGGTCGATAACGTCACCGGGTTTACCGGCGGTTCACGCGTAAACAGCGGGATGATGTTTATCACCCTTAAATCACGCGACGCGCGCAATGAAACGGCGCAACAGGTCATCGACCGACTGCGCGTGAAGCTCGCCAGAGAGCCGGGCGCTAACCTGTTTTTGATGGCCGTTCAGGATATCCGCGTAGGTGGACGTCAGTCGAATGCCAGCTACCAGTACACGCTGCTTTCAGACGATTTAGCCGCCCTGCGCGAGTGGGAGCCGAAGATCCGCAAGGCGCTGGCCGCGTTGCCACAGCTGGCGGACGTCAACTCCGACAGCCAGAACAACGGCGCAGAGATGGCCCTGACCTACGATCGTGAAACCATGTCACGTCTCGGTATTAACGTTGAGGCCGCCAACAGCCTGCTGAATAACGCCTTCGGCCAGCGCGAGGTGTCCACCATCTATCAGCCGATGAACCAGTACAAGGTGGTGATGGAGGTGGATCCGCGTTACACCCAGGACATCAGCGCGCTGAACAAAATGTTTGTGATTAACGATGACGGCAAAGCGATCCCGCTCTCTTACTTCGCCAGCTGGCAGCCAGCCAACGCGCCGCTGTCGGTGAACCATCAGGGGCTGTCGGCGGCCTCGACCATCTCGTTCAACCTGCCAACCGGTTCGTCGCTCTCCGAAGCCAGCGATGCGATCAACCGCACGATGATCCAGCTTGGCGTGCCCTCCACCGTGCGCGGCAGCTTTGCCGGGACTGCGCAGGTCTTCCAGGACACCATGAACTCGCAGGTGATTTTGATTCTGGCGGCGATTGCGACTGTGTATATTGTGCTTGGGGTACTGTATGAAAGCTACGTCCATCCGCTGACCATTCTTTCGACCCTGCCGTCGGCGGGCGTCGGGGCACTGCTGGCGCTTGAGCTATTTGGTGCCCCGTTCAGCCTGATTGCGTTAATCGGGATCATGCTGCTCATCGGCATCGTGAAGAAAAACGCCATCATGATGGTCGACTTTGCGCTGGATGCCCAGCGCAACGGCAACCTGACGCCGGAAGAGGCGATCTTCCAGGCCTGCCTGCTGCGATTCCGCCCGATAATGATGACCACCCTGGCGGCGCTGTTTGGCGCCCTGCCGCTGGTGGTGTCCGGGGGTGACGGTGCCGAGCTACGCCAGCCGCTGGGGATCACCATTGTCGGCGGGCTGGTGATGAGCCAACTGTTAACGCTCTACACCACGCCAGTAGTTTATCTGTTCTTCGACCGCCTGCGGCTGCGTTTTTCCCGTAAAAACAGAATCACGGTGACGGAGTAA